The Erwinia sorbitola nucleotide sequence GTCCCCACAGTTCGCGGGTAAAGGGATGGGTGTTTTCCAGTGATACTTCACCACGGTTCGCCTGGCGGATATGCGCCACCACCGAACAGGATTTAATCGGATATTCCTGAACCAGCCGGGCAATGGGTGATTGAAAGCTGGGTTGCGGATCTTTAAATGTACGGCAGCCTTTCCCTTCATAAAAGGTAATGCCCCAGCCATCTTTATGCGGACCTGTTCCGCCACCGCGCTGCACCAGCCCGGTAAAGCTAAAACAGATGTCCGTCGGGACATTTGCGCTCATCCCGAGCAGTTCGCACATAGGATTACCTCAGTAATTAGATCAGTTTCGCCCCGCAGGATGACAGCAAAATAGCCGCTGATTTCACATTACAGCAAGGCGGCAATCAGGTAACCCCCCGGGAGGTTACCTCAATAAGCTACCGGGGGATTACGCGTAAAGCTAACGCAGCTGCGGCGCGAAAGAGAAGGCTATTTTTTTACCATCTCTTTTTCGATAAGTAGCATCAGGATATGAATTACCTTAATGTGAATCTCCTGAATACGGTCAGCATAACCGAAGTGCGGTACGCGGATTTCCACATCAGCCACGCCATCCATTTTCCCGCCGTCTTTACCGGTCAGGGTAATGACCTGCATCCCTTTGGCCCGCGCCGCTTCAACGGCTTTAATAATATTAGCGGAGTTACCGGAGGTGGAGATCCCTAACAGCACATCCCCTGCTTTACCCACCGCTTCGATATAGCGTGAGAAAACAAAATCGTAGCCAAAGTCATTGCTTACGCAGGAGAGATGGCTGACATCAGAAATCGCAATCGCCGGATAGCCGGGACGGTTTTCACGATAGCGCCCGGTCAGTTCCTCAGCAAAATGCATTGCATCACAGTGCGAACCACCATTACCACAGGAGAGAACCTTTCCGCCCGCTTTGAATGAATCCGCCAGCAGCACTGCCGCACGCTGGATCGCCTCAATGTTTGCATCTTCACTTAGAAATTTATTTAGCGTCTGTGCCGCTTCGTCCAGCTCGGCGCGAATGATGTCCTGATACATAGGGGATGTCCTTTTTGGAAAGAGGTATAGCAGGAGTTTATCAAGTTGCCAGAGAGGCGGGAAGCGATCTCCCCGTCACCCTGAGGGATTAACCCTTTGTGCCCGCGCTTTGTGAGCCAGGTTGTAATTATTATGTAAACAGATTGCACACAGCGCCGGGGTAATCTAAACATATAACCAACAGGTCAGACCTCTTACTACTTACGGAGCACACGTTATGATGGTTCTCAGTATTGTGGCGACGATCCTTTTGATTGGCGCCCTGTTTTATCACCGTATAAATCTACTGGCTGCCAGTGCTGCACTGCTGGTCTGGACTGCGGCACTCGGCTTTTCTGGGCTGTGGACATTATGGCTGCTGGTGCCGCTGGCGATTATTCTGCTGCCGTTTAATTTTCTGCCGATGCGCCGGGCGCTGTTCAGCAAACCCACGCTGAATACCTTCCAGAAAGTGATGCCGCCGATGTCACGCACCGAAAAAGAAGCTATCGAAGCGGGCACCACCTGGTGGGAAGGGGATCTGTTCCGTGGTAAGCCTGACTGGCAGAAACTGCATAGCTATCCGCAACCGCGACTGACGCCGGAAGAGCAGGCATTTATTGATGGCCCGGTAGAAGAAGCCTGCCGTATGGCGAATGATTTCCAGATCACCCATGAAATGGCCGATCTGCCCCCTGAGCTGTGGGCCTATCTGAAACAGCATCGCTTTTTTGCCATGATTATCAAAAAAGAGTACGGCGGGCTGGAATTCTCAGCCTACGCTCAGGCGCGCGTGCTGCAAAAGCTGGCGGGCGTGTCCGGTATCCTGGCGATTACCGTTGGTGTACCTAACTCCCTCGGGCCTGGGGAACTGCTGCAACATTACGGTACCGAAGCGCAGAAAGATCACTATCTGCCCCGCCTGGCGCGTGGTCAGGAGATCCCCTGCTTTGCCCTGACCAGCCCGGAAGCCGGTTCCGATGCGGGCGCCATTCCGGATGTCGGCGTGGTCTGTATGGGTGAATGGGAGGGTCGCCAGGTGCTGGGTATGCGCCTCACCTGGAATAAACGCTATATCACGCTCGCTCCTGTCGCCACAGTGCTTGGACTGGCATTTAAACTTTCCGATCCTGACGGCTTGCTGGGAGAAACAAAAGAGTTGGGGATCACCTGTGCCCTGATCCCGACGCAGACGCCGGGCGTAGAGATTGGCCAGCGGCACTTCCCGCTTAACGTACCGTTCCAGAATGGCCCGACGCGCGGCAAAGATATCTTTGTGCCCATTGACTTTATTATCGGTGGCCCGGAAATGGCCGGTCAGGGCTGGCGGATGCTGGTTGAGTGCCTGTCGGTTGGCCGTGGTATCACCCTGCCGTCCAACTCCACCGG carries:
- the lpcA gene encoding D-sedoheptulose 7-phosphate isomerase; protein product: MYQDIIRAELDEAAQTLNKFLSEDANIEAIQRAAVLLADSFKAGGKVLSCGNGGSHCDAMHFAEELTGRYRENRPGYPAIAISDVSHLSCVSNDFGYDFVFSRYIEAVGKAGDVLLGISTSGNSANIIKAVEAARAKGMQVITLTGKDGGKMDGVADVEIRVPHFGYADRIQEIHIKVIHILMLLIEKEMVKK